ctaatatactttataatatagtataatattactttttggtattattttattttctgtcatataagaaataaaaaaaggaataattatttaattgttcattCATGTTTCGACTTATTGATGGTTACAATAACagaaagattttaatatttaacaatgtttAGGCACCACTAgctttttttgtgtatttgaTATGAAACTGTTAATACTATCaccaattaatgtatttactatataaatttaatttaatgatacaattttttgtcaTTAAGTCATGTAGaacttgataaattattttattttgtaataattgtgttaCTATTCTTTCAAGCAAAAGAATAgctaaaaatacaaaagaaatactatatagttataacttatagaatcaaattacattttttcataatacaaatgattttattgatcctgattttgtatttaaaataataggtataataaagaaaatttttttaatatttaaaaaataatctaaaaattgtgATCCGTGATGTTGAATGAGTTTAAGGTCTAAATTTTCAtcactatgtttttttttttttttttatcaaacttgatactttaaaaaaggacagaaatagttttgaaatttaaaacaccaTGTAGTTACTAAACTTTGAATAAAAGCTAAtttagtgtaatataataaatcaatggaaaaacgtaaataaacataaaattaaaatatttctatttaacattcgatatttctataatacaatatactctgtaaaaataaattatatttctttggtatatttaaatatataagaattaataatacaatgtaaagataaaaataaacaatatgtaagaagtattatagtttttaagtgAATCATAGTATAAAAGAACTGTTAGCATGTCaagaatatgtaatatttaagtgaagtattttttaaatgtactcaTAACTATTTTCAAACAACACTAATGAATTGTAAgccaaaatttatatttactattgtttcctgaaaaaaaaaacaattgacgagtaaaataatttaaaaaatgagtttAGTCAAATAgtcaaacatattaataaacaaaattgtaaaaaaataattaattgaaaaagtaTAAGACTTAACTAATAGTTGtggcaataatttaaaaatagaaaaatagttataacataTTGCTAGCACATcactattacatattatgatgattaaaatttgatgaaaGCCTTATTAACAAAGTAcctaaatttatatgaaaaaaaataattaacacataCTTGGTTTTCAACTTGTAACCTGCCAATAATTTCTTCCTTTTTGCTTGCTTCTTCAGCTTCCAAACGAGAGGCGAGACTCATGACAGCCATCATTTCTTTGATACGTTCTTCCTGTTGAAcgatcaatacatttttctctTCTATTGTCTGAAAGACAAGAAATAGGGAAATTCATTTTGTGTACTTATTTCTGGAATCAAAAGTATGACTTATTTTACCTTGgctgcaatattattattaatatgctgATTAGCACTGCTTTGTGCAACAAGTTGAGAAACCTGGGACCGATATTTGCTCATGATCATTTCTAGTGCAGTCTGGTGCTCAGCAACCATTGCTTTTAATATTCGGTTTTCACGTACAATCTCTTGTAGCTGTCGACTTTCAGTCCGAATAGAGTTGACTAGTTCTTCATGTGGCAGACCTCCTTCTTCCATGTCATTAAGTTCTGACAAATCGTctgtatactaaaaaaagcAACAATgacaacattataattttcactCAGATAGACTTTGATACGAAACAACAAATGGCGAG
The DNA window shown above is from Aphis gossypii isolate Hap1 chromosome 2, ASM2018417v2, whole genome shotgun sequence and carries:
- the LOC114128673 gene encoding FGFR1 oncogene partner 2 homolog isoform X2, giving the protein MSVTVQQILSDAKRLASKLKEHDTAADSLLSQAQFVYKKIDAMKQYTDDLSELNDMEEGGLPHEELVNSIRTESRQLQEIVRENRILKAMVAEHQTALEMIMSKYRSQVSQLVAQSSANQHINNNIAAKTIEEKNVLIVQQEERIKEMMAVMSLASRLEAEEASKKEEIIGRLQVENQETIVNINFGLQFISVV
- the LOC114128673 gene encoding FGFR1 oncogene partner 2 homolog isoform X1; amino-acid sequence: MSVTVQQILSDAKRLASKLKEHDTAADSLLSQAQFVYKKIDAMKQYTDDLSELNDMEEGGLPHEELVNSIRTESRQLQEIVRENRILKAMVAEHQTALEMIMSKYRSQVSQLVAQSSANQHINNNIAAKTIEEKNVLIVQQEERIKEMMAVMSLASRLEAEEASKKEEIIGRLQVENQTLRKLLKISSDLSVEKEPDQTLAST